One window of the Bartonella bacilliformis KC583 genome contains the following:
- the trkA gene encoding Trk system potassium transporter TrkA, with protein sequence MRVIICGAGQVGYGIAERLSFENHDVTVIDTETKLVEKIRDTLDVRSFVGHGTHPEVLLAAGADQADMLIAVTLFDEVNMVACQVAHSLFNVPTKIARIRSQSYLKPCYKTLFARENIPVDVVISPEIEVGEMVLRRIALPGAIDVLYFCDDEIVVLALKCMEDCPIINTPLRQLTELFPDLQTTVAAIKRGSELLVVHSETQLRVGDITYLVAARDQVRRALGLFGYKEQEAHRIIIAGGGHIGLYVAQAIEKRLHKLKLKIIEAHRERALTIADQLEKTTVLHGNVLDPLILQEAGIDQADLMITLTNQDQVNLLSAIIAKRLGCKSNMVLINNVAYQEFSRAVGVDTHLNPRSVTVSRILQQMRRGRIRAVHSVFNGAAEIIEAEAMQTSSLIGKTLSELNLSEGLRIGAIYRNKTIIQLSSDTRILPGDRIVIFALADCVRDVEQFFRVSLEYF encoded by the coding sequence ATGCGTGTTATTATTTGCGGAGCAGGGCAAGTCGGTTATGGTATAGCAGAGCGTCTTTCTTTTGAGAATCATGATGTTACTGTTATTGATACTGAAACGAAGCTGGTTGAAAAAATTCGTGATACGTTGGATGTTAGAAGCTTCGTTGGTCATGGTACACATCCTGAAGTTCTTTTAGCTGCGGGTGCCGATCAAGCTGATATGTTAATTGCAGTAACTTTATTTGATGAAGTCAATATGGTCGCCTGCCAAGTAGCGCATTCATTATTCAATGTGCCCACTAAAATAGCACGTATTCGTTCACAATCATATTTGAAACCATGTTATAAAACCCTTTTTGCAAGGGAAAATATTCCTGTTGATGTAGTTATTTCGCCGGAAATTGAAGTTGGGGAAATGGTTCTGCGTCGTATCGCGCTACCGGGAGCGATAGATGTCCTTTATTTTTGTGATGATGAAATTGTTGTGTTAGCTTTGAAATGTATGGAAGATTGTCCGATCATTAATACGCCCTTGCGTCAGTTAACGGAGCTTTTTCCTGATCTTCAGACAACGGTTGCTGCTATTAAGCGTGGTTCAGAATTATTGGTAGTGCATTCAGAGACACAATTGCGTGTTGGTGATATTACGTATCTTGTTGCAGCTCGCGATCAGGTGCGTCGTGCTCTTGGACTGTTTGGCTATAAAGAACAGGAAGCACATCGCATAATTATTGCAGGGGGTGGTCACATTGGTCTTTATGTTGCGCAAGCTATTGAAAAGCGCCTACATAAATTAAAATTGAAAATTATAGAGGCGCATAGAGAAAGAGCGCTGACAATTGCTGATCAACTTGAAAAAACAACAGTTTTACATGGTAATGTGTTAGATCCACTCATTCTTCAAGAAGCTGGGATTGATCAGGCTGATTTAATGATTACATTGACTAATCAAGATCAGGTTAATCTCTTAAGTGCTATTATAGCGAAGAGATTAGGATGCAAATCGAATATGGTATTAATTAATAATGTTGCTTATCAAGAGTTTAGTCGTGCAGTTGGTGTGGATACGCATCTCAATCCTCGTAGTGTTACGGTGTCAAGAATTTTGCAACAAATGCGCCGCGGGCGGATTCGTGCTGTTCATTCGGTTTTTAATGGTGCTGCAGAAATTATTGAAGCAGAGGCAATGCAAACGTCCTCATTGATTGGTAAAACATTATCAGAGCTCAATTTATCAGAAGGCTTACGGATTGGTGCGATTTATCGTAATAAGACAATAATCCAGCTTTCATCAGATACACGAATTTTACCTGGTGATCGGATAGTGATTTTTGCTCTTGCTGATTGTGTTCGTGATGTTGAGCAATTTTTCCGAGTAAGTTTGGAATATTTTTAA
- the clpP gene encoding ATP-dependent Clp endopeptidase proteolytic subunit ClpP — protein sequence MSDLVKTALSLVPMVVEQTNRGERAYDIFSRLLKERIIFINGPVEDSMAMLVCAQLLFLEAENPKKEISLYINSPGGVVTSGMAIYDTMQFIRPPISTLCMGQAASMGSLLLTAGAKGHRFSLPNARIMVHQPSGGFQGQASDIERHAQDIIRMKRHLNEIYVQHTGQDYEIIENTLDRDHFMTAEEAKMFGLIDDVIQYRAETKKEEKD from the coding sequence ATGAGTGATCTGGTAAAAACAGCTTTAAGTTTAGTTCCTATGGTTGTCGAGCAGACTAATCGTGGAGAAAGAGCCTATGATATTTTTTCCCGTCTCTTAAAAGAACGGATCATTTTCATTAATGGTCCTGTTGAAGATAGTATGGCGATGCTTGTGTGTGCACAGTTACTTTTTTTGGAAGCAGAAAATCCTAAAAAAGAAATTAGCCTTTATATCAATTCGCCCGGTGGTGTAGTAACATCTGGTATGGCGATTTATGATACTATGCAGTTTATTCGTCCTCCTATTTCTACACTATGTATGGGGCAAGCTGCATCTATGGGATCACTACTTTTAACAGCGGGAGCAAAGGGGCATCGTTTTTCATTGCCGAATGCACGTATCATGGTACATCAACCATCTGGTGGTTTCCAGGGTCAAGCTTCTGATATTGAACGGCATGCACAAGATATTATAAGGATGAAACGGCATTTGAATGAAATTTATGTCCAACATACAGGGCAGGATTACGAAATTATTGAAAACACGCTTGATCGTGATCATTTTATGACAGCAGAAGAAGCAAAGATGTTTGGTTTGATTGACGATGTTATACAATATCGTGCAGAAACTAAAAAAGAAGAGAAAGATTAG
- a CDS encoding sigma-54-dependent transcriptional regulator produces the protein MVSDILIVDDEVDIRELVAGILNDEGYETRVACNSDEALAEINGRIPKLIFLDIWLQGSRVDGLALLDKIKIRYPALPVVMISGHGNIEMAVSAIKRGAYDFIEKPFKADRLVLVAERALENSKLKRELFELRKRSNEAPAFLGTSTAMKHLRQVIEKVAPTNSRVMITGPSGAGKEMAARAIHALSTRYNGPFVTINAAMITPERMEIELFGNEMESGERKVGALEEAHGGTLYLDEIADMPRGTQSKILQVLTSQTFERVGGTKRVKVDVRVISSTVQNLENLISDGRFREDLFHRLSVVPISVPPLSARREDIPELVHYFVKTISRQIGIKPRDISDDAIAVLQSHTWPGNVRQLRNNIERLLILARDDDRPITPELLPVEVNDSFPHMQMETDESIMDLPLREARELFEKRYLTAQIGRLGGNISRTAEFIGMERSALHRKLKALGVS, from the coding sequence ATGGTATCAGATATCTTAATTGTTGATGATGAAGTAGATATTCGTGAACTTGTTGCTGGTATTTTGAATGATGAAGGTTATGAAACACGTGTTGCATGTAATTCTGATGAAGCATTAGCAGAAATTAATGGGCGTATTCCAAAGTTAATTTTTTTGGATATTTGGTTACAAGGGAGCCGTGTTGATGGTTTAGCGCTACTTGATAAAATAAAAATTCGATATCCAGCTCTTCCAGTGGTTATGATTTCTGGTCATGGTAATATTGAAATGGCTGTCTCTGCTATAAAACGAGGTGCGTATGATTTCATTGAAAAACCTTTTAAAGCTGATCGATTAGTATTGGTTGCCGAACGAGCTCTTGAGAATTCAAAATTAAAACGTGAGCTTTTTGAATTACGAAAGCGATCAAATGAAGCACCAGCATTTCTTGGAACATCAACAGCTATGAAACATTTGCGCCAGGTTATAGAAAAGGTGGCGCCGACTAATAGTCGTGTTATGATTACTGGTCCTTCAGGTGCAGGAAAAGAAATGGCAGCACGCGCTATTCATGCACTTTCAACGCGTTACAATGGGCCATTCGTTACAATAAATGCTGCGATGATTACTCCAGAAAGAATGGAAATAGAATTATTTGGCAATGAAATGGAGAGTGGGGAACGTAAAGTTGGTGCGTTAGAGGAAGCTCATGGTGGAACATTATATCTTGACGAAATTGCCGATATGCCACGTGGAACTCAAAGTAAGATTCTTCAAGTTTTAACGAGTCAGACGTTCGAGAGGGTTGGCGGTACAAAGCGCGTTAAAGTAGATGTTCGTGTAATTTCTTCAACGGTGCAAAATCTTGAAAATTTAATTTCTGATGGGCGATTTAGAGAGGATCTATTTCATCGTCTTTCCGTTGTGCCCATTTCTGTTCCACCGCTTTCTGCACGCCGTGAAGATATTCCTGAACTTGTTCATTATTTTGTTAAAACTATATCGCGGCAGATTGGTATCAAGCCACGTGATATCAGTGATGATGCTATAGCTGTTTTGCAATCACATACTTGGCCAGGCAATGTACGGCAGTTACGTAATAACATTGAACGTCTTCTTATTCTTGCACGTGATGATGATAGACCAATAACACCGGAATTGCTTCCTGTTGAAGTGAATGATTCTTTTCCGCATATGCAAATGGAAACAGATGAGAGTATAATGGATTTACCGTTACGTGAAGCACGTGAGTTATTTGAAAAAAGATATTTAACAGCTCAGATTGGGCGTTTAGGTGGCAATATATCACGTACTGCTGAGTTTATAGGTATGGAACGTTCAGCTCTACACCGTAAGCTTAAAGCGCTTGGAGTTTCATAG